The genomic interval GAGGTGAGGTGAACCCCGAGTCGCAGGCAGCAGCGGGCGAAACGCAACTCGATTACCGCTTCGACCTCGCCAACGAGCGGACCTTCCTGGCTTGGATGCGCACCTCGCTCGGTTTGCTCGCCGGCGGCGTCGCGGTGCACACACTGGTACAACCGTTCAAGACCGCGGGGCTCCGCCGGGCGCTCGCGGTGAGTTGCATCCTGCTCGCGGTCATCGTGGCGGTCGGCGCATACGGCTATTGGCGTCGTGTCGGTATCGCGATGCGGCGCGGGGACCCGCTGCCGCGCACCGTGATGGTGCCGATTCTGTCCGGCGGTATCGCCATCATCTCCGTACTGGCCGGTATCGCGGTGCTGCTGAAGTGATGGCGCGCGATCCGGGACTGGCGGCGGAACGCACTGCGCTGGCATGGCGTCGCACGGCGGTCTCGGCGATGGTCTGCGCCGCGCTCTTTCTCAACCACGCGGTGGGCAGCAGCTGGCGACCGGCCCAATTGGCGCCACTGGGCGCGGCCGTCACCATGGGCGCGCTGGCTGTCCTGTGTTACGTACGCAATCGCACCTTGCAGGAAGGTCGCCACGGCAACGGGCGCGCCGCAGTCGCCGTTACCGCGCTCGCGGTGGTCACGGTCGCCGGTGTCGCGTTCGCGTTGGGTCTCACCATGCCACGTCCCTGATCACCACAGGAGGATGCAGATGAGTGGAAATGAGCCGAGCAGCTTCATCGTCGCGCAGCACCAGCGGGCGGCGGCCGAACTCCCGTTCTCCGATGACGCCGATCGCGCCGATGCCCGGCGCGGATTCATCGCGGCACTGGAACCCGGGGTGGTGACCACGGCGGACGGAACCGTGGTGTGGGACAACGACTCCTACGCCTTCTTGCGTGAACCCTGCCCCGCCTCGGTGCATCCCAGTCTGTGGCGACAGTCCGGGTTGGTGATCGAGCAGGGGCTCTACGAAGTAACCGCGGGCATCTATCAGGTCCGCGGCTTGGACCTGTCGAATATGACTCTGGTGGAAGGCGATACGGGGGTCGTCGTCATCGATCCACTCATCTCGGCCGAGACCGCGGCGGCGGGCTTGGCGCTATACCGTGCGCACCGTGGTGATCGCCCGGTGACAGGGCTCGTCTATACCCATTCCCACGTCGACCATTTCGGCGGAGCGATGGGCGTCATCACCGCTGACCAGGTCGCGGCCGGTCGGTGCCCGGTGCTGGCACCGGCGGGTTTCCTGGAACACGCTGTCGCGGAGAATATTTACGCCGGTACCGCGATGACTCGGCGCGCGGCGTACATGTACGGCGCGGTGCTGCCGCGCGGGCCGCTCGGCCAGGTGGGCGCGGGTCTGGGCCAGACCACCTCGCTGGGCACGGTGACGCTGATCGCCCCCACCCTCGACATCACCGCCACCGGTCAGACCGAGACCATCGACGGCGTCGAGATGGTCTTTCAGATCACCCCCGGCACCGAGGCGCCGGCCGAGATGAACTTCTACTTCCCGCACCATCGGGCCCTCTGCATGGCCGAGAACGCGACGCACACCCTGCACAACCTGCTGACGTTGCGGGGCGCGCTCGTCCGCGACCCGCATATTTGGGCCAAGTATCTGACCGAGGCGATCACCCTGTTCGGCCGGGACTCCGATGTCCTGTTCGCCTCCCATCACTGGCCCACCTGGGGCACCGATCGTCTGATGGAATACCTTGCGCTGCAACGGGACCTGTACGCCTACCTGCACGATCAGACATTGCGGATGCTGAACCAGGGTTATGTGGGCGCCGAGATCGCCGAGCGCATCCAACTGCCGCCCGCCATCGAAAAGACCTGGCACACAAAGGGTTACTACGGCTCGGTGAGCCACAATGTGAAGGCCATCTATCAGCGCTACATGGGCTGGTTCGACGGAAATCCGGCCCACCTGTGGGAGCATCCGCCGGTCGAGAGCGCGCGCCGGCACGTCGAATTCATGGGCGGGGCGAACCAGGTGCTGCGCAAGGCACGGGAGTCTTACGACGCGGGCGACTATCGGTGGGTGGCACAGGTACTCAACTATGTGATCTTCGCGGACCCGGACAACCGCGCCGCCCGGGACCTGCAGGCAACTACTTTCGAGCAGCTCGGCTACGGCGCGGAGAACGCCACCTGGCGCAATTTCTACCTCAGCGGCGCCTACGAACTCCGCTATGGCTCCTTCGGCACCCCCACCACTACCAACGCGCCGACCATGCTGGCCGCGCTCACCGTCGACCAAATCTTCGACGCCCTGTCGTTGCGGGTCGACGGCCCCAGGGCCTGGAATCTGCGCGTCGTCACGGAGTGGCGGATCTCCGACGAAAACCGCACACACCGAGTCGAATTGAGCAACGGTGTGCTGACGCACTACAACCGCCCCGACGGCACCGCCCTACCCGCCCCGGACGCGACCTTCACGCTGACCCGCCCCACCCTCATCCGAGTCCTGCTGACCGGAGCGGACTTCGGCGTAGCGGTCGCCGCGGGCGATATCACCATCGACGGGGATCCAACCGGCCTCACCAAACTGGTCGGCGTCTTCGACGAGCCGGACCCCGATTTCGCCATCGTCACGCCGTGAGGCGTCCGTCAATATCCCGGCGCGACTCCCGGCTGAGCGGGCCGGGAGATCGCTGAATCGACGGTCGGGGTGCTCCGCGGAGGTGACTCGCTGGAAATCACCGAGGCGGACATCGCTGCCATCATCCGCTCACGGACCACGGACCACGGACCACGGACCACGGACCACGGACCACGGACCACGGACCACGGACCACGGACCACGGACCACGGACCACGGACCACGGACCACGGACCGCAGGCCACAGGTTCGGGGACCGGGGACCGAGCATCGAGATCGAGCATCGAAGACCGGGGATCGAAGACCCAGACCGGAGACCGGGGATCGACGAACCTGACCGGAGACCGGAGACCGGAGACCGGAGACCGGAGACCGGAGACCGGAGACCGGTGAGCACTGAGCTGAGCACGGCTGCGCCGCAGCGCAATACGGCGACTGCGATCGGTTGGGGCATGTGAACAGGTCGGGGGCCGACGTAAATTTGCTGGCAGTCCTTTTGTAGGACAGAAGTCGGTTAATTTCAGCTATCCTGACGCTGCCGGTCGAGCGCAAGCGGTTGTAGGGTGGCGTGGCAGATATCGATCAATTGACTGAGCGGTTCAGCTCGGCACTGCGACTCGGTGGGGGCGATATCTCCGCCGCGTGTCAGGCGTGTCTGCACGTCCTTCCGGTGCGCGGTGCGGCGATCCTGATCGGCGAACGACATCTCGGTCTGTGGCCGTGGTCGGTCGTCGGCGAGGACGCCGCCCGGATCGAGAGTTTGCAGGCGGTGGTCGCCGCCGGTCCCGCTGTCTACGCATTTGCCACCGGAGTGTCGGTACCGTTGCCGGATCTCACCACCCCTTGCCCGCGGTGGCCCGAGTTCGTCGCCGCTATGACACGGGAGAAGATCGCCGGTGCCATGATCTCGGTGCCGCTCCGGCTGGGCATGGCGCGGATCGGCACCCTCGACCTGTTCGACCCGGACCCCGGCATGGCCGCACCGCCGACTGTTTCCGCGGCCCGGCGGTTGGCGGATCTGCTCACCGCGCAGCTCATTTCGGCCCACTCGGCAGGGTCAGCCGGCTGGCTGACGCCGCCGCGCGAGAGCGTCCTGATCCACCAGGCGGCGGGCATGGTGATAGATCATCTGCATGTCGGCGCCCCCGATGCCTACGCGTGGTTACGGTCTCTGGCTGCCCGGCAAGGCCTTTCGCTATCCGAGGTCGCCGAGCGCATAATCGAGCGGCGGCTGCCGATCGCGGCGGCGCTCGACGTACCTCCGTCGAATACCCGCCGCAACTGAAGGTTTCGCTGGAGGCCGATCGGTCCATACCATGGTGACTTGGGCCGGGTGTGGCGCAGGATCTCCGTGGCGGACTATTAGAGGTCGGCGGGTACAGGAGTGGTTCGGATGTCTGACAGCGAGCTGCTGGTAACAGCGCTGGCGAGGCTCGCGCGTCTCATGGCCGCCGATGACGTCGCCGCGGTGCTGGAGCACGTGCTCGTCAGTGCCACCGACCTTTTGCACCTGTCCGGCGCCACCGTGCTGCGAGTATGGGACGAAGCGGGGCAGTCCGAGGGCCATCCGGCATCGATCAGCGCGTCGACGGAGTCGCTGGCGGAGCTGGCACGTAGCCAGCTAGACGCGGCTCGGGGCCCGGCGCTGGAAGCCATGCGGCACGGCGAAGCCGTCACTGTGACCGAGATCGGCAAATACCTCGACGTCTGGCCCGAATATGCGAGTGCGGCCGAGCGGCACGGCATGTCCTCGGTGGCCAGCACTCCGCTGCGGCACGACGATCTCAGCTTCGGAGCGCTCTGCATCTATTCCGCGGAGCGCCGGGACTGGGCCCCGCCGGACCTATCGGTGGGTGAACTATTGGCTGAGTTGACGGCCGGGCACCTCGTCACCGTGGACCGGCTGCGCGAAAAACAGCAACTCGCCGACCAGTTACAGCACGCCCTGGACGCACGCATCGTCATCGAACAGGCCAAAGGCGTGATCGCCAACGCCCGCAACATCACCCCCGACGCCGCCTACAAACTGATCCGGACGCACGCCCGCCGCAACCGCATCAGCGTGCAGGCGGTCGCCACCGGCATCGTCGAGCTGCGGCTGCGCATCTGACACGCATGCGAGCCGATGCTCAACGCATCTCCCACGCCATACGAGCCGATGCTCAACGTATCTCCCAGGCATGCGAGCCGATGCTCAACGCGTCTCCCGCGCCGACTGGATCCGCACGCCCTGATCCATCCGTGCCACGCCAGGTGTGCACGATGTCAGTTCGTCGGCAGCGTGCCGATGTATCGACCGGCGACAAACCGCTGAACGACCCGCACCACCGGCCCGCCGAGTC from Nocardia goodfellowii carries:
- a CDS encoding GAF and ANTAR domain-containing protein is translated as MSDSELLVTALARLARLMAADDVAAVLEHVLVSATDLLHLSGATVLRVWDEAGQSEGHPASISASTESLAELARSQLDAARGPALEAMRHGEAVTVTEIGKYLDVWPEYASAAERHGMSSVASTPLRHDDLSFGALCIYSAERRDWAPPDLSVGELLAELTAGHLVTVDRLREKQQLADQLQHALDARIVIEQAKGVIANARNITPDAAYKLIRTHARRNRISVQAVATGIVELRLRI
- a CDS encoding YidH family protein produces the protein MNPESQAAAGETQLDYRFDLANERTFLAWMRTSLGLLAGGVAVHTLVQPFKTAGLRRALAVSCILLAVIVAVGAYGYWRRVGIAMRRGDPLPRTVMVPILSGGIAIISVLAGIAVLLK
- a CDS encoding ANTAR domain-containing protein, with product MADIDQLTERFSSALRLGGGDISAACQACLHVLPVRGAAILIGERHLGLWPWSVVGEDAARIESLQAVVAAGPAVYAFATGVSVPLPDLTTPCPRWPEFVAAMTREKIAGAMISVPLRLGMARIGTLDLFDPDPGMAAPPTVSAARRLADLLTAQLISAHSAGSAGWLTPPRESVLIHQAAGMVIDHLHVGAPDAYAWLRSLAARQGLSLSEVAERIIERRLPIAAALDVPPSNTRRN
- a CDS encoding DUF202 domain-containing protein codes for the protein MARDPGLAAERTALAWRRTAVSAMVCAALFLNHAVGSSWRPAQLAPLGAAVTMGALAVLCYVRNRTLQEGRHGNGRAAVAVTALAVVTVAGVAFALGLTMPRP
- a CDS encoding alkyl/aryl-sulfatase is translated as MSGNEPSSFIVAQHQRAAAELPFSDDADRADARRGFIAALEPGVVTTADGTVVWDNDSYAFLREPCPASVHPSLWRQSGLVIEQGLYEVTAGIYQVRGLDLSNMTLVEGDTGVVVIDPLISAETAAAGLALYRAHRGDRPVTGLVYTHSHVDHFGGAMGVITADQVAAGRCPVLAPAGFLEHAVAENIYAGTAMTRRAAYMYGAVLPRGPLGQVGAGLGQTTSLGTVTLIAPTLDITATGQTETIDGVEMVFQITPGTEAPAEMNFYFPHHRALCMAENATHTLHNLLTLRGALVRDPHIWAKYLTEAITLFGRDSDVLFASHHWPTWGTDRLMEYLALQRDLYAYLHDQTLRMLNQGYVGAEIAERIQLPPAIEKTWHTKGYYGSVSHNVKAIYQRYMGWFDGNPAHLWEHPPVESARRHVEFMGGANQVLRKARESYDAGDYRWVAQVLNYVIFADPDNRAARDLQATTFEQLGYGAENATWRNFYLSGAYELRYGSFGTPTTTNAPTMLAALTVDQIFDALSLRVDGPRAWNLRVVTEWRISDENRTHRVELSNGVLTHYNRPDGTALPAPDATFTLTRPTLIRVLLTGADFGVAVAAGDITIDGDPTGLTKLVGVFDEPDPDFAIVTP